A single genomic interval of Staphylococcus hyicus harbors:
- the truB gene encoding tRNA pseudouridine(55) synthase TruB: protein MYHGILPVYKARGLTSHDVVFKLRKILKTKKIGHTGTLDPEVDGVLPICIGQATKLSDYVMDMGKTYIAEVTLGISTTTEDQTGEIIKQESIAAQSISEEQIDEVLASFQGVITQIPPMYSSVKVNGRKLYEYARRGETIERPARQVEIMKIDRINQVVFDKECATFNIEVACGKGTYIRTLATDIGKQLNVPAHMSRLTRIESGGFHIDQALSIESIAEKHQNDTLKDFILPMIYGLKALPMIYVDDEQLKQRISNGQKLLRQPLNIKIQNQCVFVDATSNAVLAIYEPHPSNHSEIKPKKVFN from the coding sequence ATGTATCATGGTATTTTACCTGTGTATAAAGCGCGTGGATTAACAAGTCATGATGTAGTTTTTAAACTACGAAAAATTTTGAAGACAAAGAAGATTGGCCACACAGGGACTTTAGATCCCGAAGTAGATGGCGTACTGCCGATTTGTATTGGTCAAGCTACAAAATTAAGTGACTATGTGATGGATATGGGGAAAACTTATATAGCAGAAGTTACATTAGGTATCTCAACGACTACAGAGGATCAAACGGGAGAAATAATAAAACAGGAAAGCATTGCGGCACAATCTATTTCCGAAGAACAAATAGACGAAGTGCTGGCTTCTTTTCAAGGCGTAATCACACAAATCCCCCCAATGTACTCTTCTGTTAAAGTGAATGGTCGAAAATTGTATGAATATGCCAGACGTGGTGAAACAATTGAGCGGCCGGCACGCCAAGTCGAAATTATGAAAATAGATCGAATAAATCAAGTGGTTTTTGATAAAGAATGTGCTACATTTAATATAGAAGTAGCCTGTGGCAAAGGTACGTATATTCGGACTTTAGCAACTGATATTGGAAAGCAGTTAAATGTGCCTGCACATATGTCTCGTTTAACACGTATAGAAAGTGGTGGTTTTCATATCGATCAAGCTTTATCAATTGAATCGATAGCAGAAAAACATCAAAATGATACATTGAAAGATTTTATTCTACCTATGATTTATGGGTTGAAAGCTTTACCCATGATATATGTGGATGACGAACAATTAAAACAACGTATTTCTAATGGTCAAAAATTGTTACGCCAACCATTAAATATAAAAATTCAAAACCAATGTGTTTTTGTTGATGCAACATCAAATGCAGTTTTAGCCATTTATGAGCCACATCCGTCGAATCACAGCGAAATTAAACCGAAAAAGGTGTTTAACTAA
- the rbfA gene encoding 30S ribosome-binding factor RbfA has product MNMRAERVGEQMKKELMDIINNKLKDPRVGFLTITDVQPTNDLSLAKVYCTVLGSDKEKEDTFKGLEKAKGFIKTEIGQRMRLRVVPELQFEYDESIEYGNRIEQLIQDLHKKD; this is encoded by the coding sequence ATGAATATGAGAGCTGAACGCGTTGGTGAACAAATGAAAAAAGAATTAATGGATATCATTAATAATAAGCTCAAAGATCCACGTGTAGGATTTTTGACAATTACAGATGTTCAACCTACAAATGATTTATCGTTAGCAAAGGTGTATTGTACAGTGCTTGGTAGCGATAAAGAGAAAGAAGATACATTTAAAGGGCTAGAAAAAGCTAAAGGATTTATCAAAACTGAAATTGGACAACGTATGCGTTTGCGCGTTGTACCTGAATTGCAATTCGAATATGACGAATCGATTGAATATGGTAATAGAATCGAACAATTGATTCAAGATTTACACAAAAAAGATTAA
- a CDS encoding VOC family protein, with amino-acid sequence MIVTNMWFNLAVKDLNASMAFYKKIGFEIMQRPEQQGHMFGIKAGPSSPIMFVEKPTFHAYVQQEVSGHDVLISLSVADESKLDQLIEKVTHAGGTLIQPKHERNGFIGCVFQDIDQHFFNVLVFND; translated from the coding sequence ATGATAGTGACGAATATGTGGTTTAATTTAGCTGTAAAAGATTTAAATGCAAGTATGGCGTTTTATAAGAAAATAGGTTTTGAAATTATGCAACGACCTGAACAGCAAGGTCATATGTTTGGAATAAAAGCTGGTCCATCTTCGCCGATAATGTTCGTTGAAAAACCTACGTTTCATGCTTATGTGCAGCAAGAAGTGAGTGGTCATGATGTCCTTATCTCACTTTCAGTCGCTGATGAGTCAAAATTAGATCAGCTGATTGAAAAAGTGACCCATGCAGGTGGAACATTGATTCAACCGAAGCATGAGCGTAATGGATTTATCGGTTGTGTATTTCAAGATATTGACCAACATTTCTTCAATGTTCTCGTTTTCAATGATTAG